In a single window of the Candidatus Poribacteria bacterium genome:
- the pbpC gene encoding penicillin-binding protein 1C, with protein MLPFLLILILLMLANWCFPLPKARLHPPVSQIVLDRNGEWLRAFLADDGMWRIATSSQQPAISKLTAERIGQQPVPMADSHLPKNPFTDSRRLMADSHLLHQAILTSEDRWFYYHYGINPVSIATAIYDNLKAGEVVRGGSTITMQLARLMEPKARNIPNKLIEMFRALQLEHTYSKSEILTFYFNMLPYGGNIVGTAAASRFYFNKPQHTLSLGEAALLAAIPNAPERLRPDRFPENARKAREKVLNRLLAHRQISEQQWQEALQEPIPHKRYPLPFKAPHLSRMLVKHAKSTTTNGRVYTTIDAKVQETAVRILNEYLVDAERKPSLRGSHSTSTGAIIVMDTQNRHVLAMVGSHDFFDRSALGQINGTLAPRSPGSALKPFVYALAMEEGLITPETLLFDVPVTYAGYTPVNYNGKYNGYVTTRQALARSLNVPAVNLNARLKNVTLHAFLKQAGISTLAPAQKYGLSMVLGGCEVNLLELTTLYAGLANMGEFGPYQLTLPRNSSQAQEGSERLIPLNRRFPTAESERSERPENYFSQRLLQKETSFIITEMLTNSQLPTNTVKNPEAFERTMNLPKIAWKTGTSYGHRDAWCIGYSPTLTIGVWLGNFDGKGTPLLSGTDAATPILFALFTALTGQDTHRWFTKPEQLKTRQICALSGAPISPHCPIHKEDVYIPGISSVAVCAIHKRIYVDETTGYSLCSHCRKNSRQPSATSSQKDSQYTESHATTRTSFNEAQAKIFEEWPADAATWLAENGFAVSVLPEHNPLCTGTIAGNAPVILSPAEDTIYYIREGVPLENQKIRLIASASSRTQDLFWFLDGELIFQGSAGQQYWLTPARGKHVLTCVDAEGRSATRPLHISLIR; from the coding sequence ATGCTACCTTTTTTGTTAATTCTCATTCTTTTGATGCTCGCAAACTGGTGTTTTCCGCTACCCAAAGCACGTCTCCATCCACCGGTATCTCAGATTGTATTGGACAGAAACGGCGAGTGGCTTCGAGCATTTTTAGCCGACGATGGCATGTGGCGAATAGCAACCAGCAGTCAGCAACCAGCAATCAGCAAACTGACGGCTGAAAGGATTGGGCAGCAACCCGTGCCGATGGCTGATAGCCACTTACCAAAAAACCCCTTTACTGATAGCCGACGGCTGATGGCTGATAGCCACTTACTACACCAAGCAATACTCACATCGGAAGATAGGTGGTTTTACTATCACTATGGCATCAACCCTGTGTCAATTGCAACAGCCATCTATGACAACTTGAAAGCAGGTGAAGTGGTGCGCGGTGGTTCGACCATCACCATGCAACTCGCTCGACTGATGGAACCCAAGGCGCGTAACATTCCGAACAAACTCATTGAGATGTTCCGTGCACTTCAACTCGAACATACCTATTCCAAATCAGAGATTTTAACGTTTTATTTCAATATGCTCCCGTATGGTGGGAATATCGTCGGGACAGCAGCAGCCTCGCGGTTCTACTTCAACAAACCCCAGCACACACTTAGTCTTGGTGAAGCCGCACTTCTCGCTGCCATTCCGAACGCCCCAGAACGTTTGCGACCTGACAGGTTCCCAGAAAACGCACGAAAGGCACGCGAAAAAGTCTTGAACCGTCTTCTTGCACATCGACAAATTTCCGAACAGCAATGGCAGGAGGCACTCCAAGAACCGATCCCGCACAAACGCTACCCACTTCCATTCAAAGCACCACATCTCTCACGCATGTTGGTTAAACATGCAAAATCAACAACAACAAATGGCAGGGTATACACGACCATAGACGCGAAGGTTCAGGAGACAGCGGTACGCATCCTTAACGAATATCTTGTGGATGCAGAGCGCAAACCGAGTTTGCGCGGATCCCATAGCACCAGCACAGGCGCAATCATCGTCATGGATACCCAAAACCGCCATGTCTTAGCAATGGTAGGTTCCCACGATTTTTTCGATCGGAGCGCATTAGGACAGATAAATGGGACGCTCGCACCGCGTTCTCCCGGTTCTGCCCTCAAACCTTTCGTCTATGCCCTCGCAATGGAAGAGGGCTTGATTACACCAGAAACATTGTTATTCGATGTCCCTGTTACCTACGCTGGCTATACGCCAGTGAACTACAATGGGAAATATAACGGTTATGTCACTACCCGTCAGGCATTGGCACGTTCCCTCAATGTTCCTGCCGTTAATCTTAATGCGCGCTTGAAAAACGTCACTCTACACGCCTTCCTCAAACAGGCTGGTATCTCTACACTCGCGCCTGCCCAAAAGTACGGACTTTCTATGGTTCTCGGCGGATGCGAAGTAAATCTGCTTGAATTAACAACACTTTACGCTGGATTGGCAAATATGGGAGAATTTGGACCTTATCAATTAACGCTCCCAAGAAATAGCAGTCAGGCACAAGAAGGATCTGAACGTTTAATACCTCTTAACCGACGGTTTCCGACAGCCGAAAGCGAGCGCAGCGAACGCCCCGAAAACTATTTCTCGCAACGTTTACTTCAAAAAGAGACAAGTTTCATCATAACGGAAATGCTAACAAACTCACAACTGCCTACCAACACGGTTAAAAATCCAGAAGCCTTTGAAAGGACAATGAATCTACCGAAGATTGCATGGAAGACGGGGACTTCTTATGGACACCGAGATGCATGGTGCATCGGGTACTCGCCGACATTAACAATTGGTGTATGGCTCGGTAATTTCGATGGAAAGGGGACTCCACTGCTGAGCGGTACAGATGCAGCAACTCCGATTCTCTTCGCGCTCTTCACTGCCTTGACAGGGCAGGACACACACCGCTGGTTTACTAAGCCGGAACAACTGAAAACACGACAAATATGTGCCCTGAGTGGCGCGCCGATTTCACCGCACTGTCCGATCCATAAAGAGGATGTGTATATCCCGGGCATCTCGTCTGTAGCGGTTTGCGCGATTCATAAACGCATCTATGTCGATGAAACGACAGGATACAGTCTCTGCTCCCATTGTCGTAAGAATAGCCGTCAGCCGTCAGCAACCAGCAGTCAGAAAGATAGCCAATACACTGAAAGCCACGCTACAACTCGCACCTCATTTAACGAAGCACAAGCAAAAATATTTGAAGAGTGGCCCGCTGATGCGGCGACTTGGTTGGCAGAGAATGGTTTTGCTGTATCTGTCCTGCCGGAGCATAATCCTTTGTGTACCGGCACAATCGCGGGGAACGCTCCGGTTATTTTATCTCCAGCAGAAGATACTATCTATTACATTCGGGAAGGGGTGCCACTGGAAAACCAAAAGATTCGATTGATCGCCTCGGCTTCGAGTCGGACACAGGATCTGTTCTGGTTTTTGGATGGCGAGTTAATTTTTCAAGGGAGCGCAGGACAACAATACTGGCTTACGCCTGCCAGAGGGAAACATGTGTTAACT